A section of the Thunnus albacares chromosome 6, fThuAlb1.1, whole genome shotgun sequence genome encodes:
- the LOC122983658 gene encoding uncharacterized protein LOC122983658 isoform X2 produces the protein MMISVHFTLLFLWMIQDSVSCVNMKIPFDLVTVVLGDPLTLNCSYNCSAGFVRGCWSKASESPVCLGDNIQGSFCTVSLRLPNVSTEDLKYNYSCYTEDTDHPQLKKKIERVVSLHVEVPNWTVTPRTETTNASVPAKPKDSSGGEFTGMKVLATVTVSVAMVLAALAVYLCLNRSRQSWNGEPVLSRPGSPPHSHAVLSPLKGSLSTQSERVTLRIPTPDNESDTEVPYADIMITVRGVSTPELTQVGYLTPGDQKEWWGDESRSHLQASRSADRLHVPQPREVSRKMSTNSEYAVITYA, from the exons ATGATGATCTCAGTTCACTTCACATTGCTCTTTCTTTGGATGATCCAAG ATTCTGTGAGCTGTGTGAATATGAAGATACCCTTTGATTTGGTGACTGTAGTATTAGGGGACCCTCTTACATTAAACTGCAGCTACAATTGCTCTGCTGGATTTGTTCGCGGCTGTTGGAGCAAAGCATCGGAGAGCCCTGTCTGTCTCGGGGACAACATCCAAGGCAGCTTTTGCACAGTATCTCTTCGTCTACCGAATGTGTCCACTGAAGATCTCAAGTATAACTACTCTTGCTACACAGAAGATACAGATCACcctcaacttaaaaaaaaaatcgagCGTGTTGTGTCACTGCATGTTGAAG TTCCAAACTGGACAGTTACTCCAAGGACTGAAACTACAAATG CATCTGTTCCAGCTAAGCCAAAAGATTCGAGTGGAG GAGAGTTTACTGGAATGAAGGTTTTGGCAACAGTCACTGTTTCCGTGGCCATGGTGCTCGCAGCGTTGGCTGTTTATCTGTGTCTGAACCGGAGCAGACAGAGCTGGAATG GGGAGCCTGTTCTTTCCAGACCAGG CTCACCACCACATTCTCATGCTGTCCTTTCACCATTGAAGG GATCATTGTCAACACAAAGTGAAAGAGTGACTTTGAGGATTCCTACACCAG ATAATGAGAGTGACACTGAGGTTCCATATGCTGACATAATGATCACTGTCCGAGGTGTCAGTACACCAGAGCTCACTCAGGTCGGGTACTTGACTCCTGGAGACCAAAAAGAG TGGTGGGGAGATGAATCAAGGTCTCACCTCCAGGCTTCACGTTCAGCTGACAGACTGCACGTCCCGCAGCCCAGAGAGGTCAGCCGCAAGATGAGCACCAACTCTGAGTATGCAGTCATCACATATGCctga
- the LOC122983658 gene encoding uncharacterized protein LOC122983658 isoform X1 → MMISVHFTLLFLWMIQDSVSCVNMKIPFDLVTVVLGDPLTLNCSYNCSAGFVRGCWSKASESPVCLGDNIQGSFCTVSLRLPNVSTEDLKYNYSCYTEDTDHPQLKKKIERVVSLHVEVPNWTVTPRTETTNASVPAKPKDSSGGEFTGMKVLATVTVSVAMVLAALAVYLCLNRSRQSWNGKGEPVLSRPGSPPHSHAVLSPLKGSLSTQSERVTLRIPTPDNESDTEVPYADIMITVRGVSTPELTQVGYLTPGDQKEWWGDESRSHLQASRSADRLHVPQPREVSRKMSTNSEYAVITYA, encoded by the exons ATGATGATCTCAGTTCACTTCACATTGCTCTTTCTTTGGATGATCCAAG ATTCTGTGAGCTGTGTGAATATGAAGATACCCTTTGATTTGGTGACTGTAGTATTAGGGGACCCTCTTACATTAAACTGCAGCTACAATTGCTCTGCTGGATTTGTTCGCGGCTGTTGGAGCAAAGCATCGGAGAGCCCTGTCTGTCTCGGGGACAACATCCAAGGCAGCTTTTGCACAGTATCTCTTCGTCTACCGAATGTGTCCACTGAAGATCTCAAGTATAACTACTCTTGCTACACAGAAGATACAGATCACcctcaacttaaaaaaaaaatcgagCGTGTTGTGTCACTGCATGTTGAAG TTCCAAACTGGACAGTTACTCCAAGGACTGAAACTACAAATG CATCTGTTCCAGCTAAGCCAAAAGATTCGAGTGGAG GAGAGTTTACTGGAATGAAGGTTTTGGCAACAGTCACTGTTTCCGTGGCCATGGTGCTCGCAGCGTTGGCTGTTTATCTGTGTCTGAACCGGAGCAGACAGAGCTGGAATGGTAAAG GGGAGCCTGTTCTTTCCAGACCAGG CTCACCACCACATTCTCATGCTGTCCTTTCACCATTGAAGG GATCATTGTCAACACAAAGTGAAAGAGTGACTTTGAGGATTCCTACACCAG ATAATGAGAGTGACACTGAGGTTCCATATGCTGACATAATGATCACTGTCCGAGGTGTCAGTACACCAGAGCTCACTCAGGTCGGGTACTTGACTCCTGGAGACCAAAAAGAG TGGTGGGGAGATGAATCAAGGTCTCACCTCCAGGCTTCACGTTCAGCTGACAGACTGCACGTCCCGCAGCCCAGAGAGGTCAGCCGCAAGATGAGCACCAACTCTGAGTATGCAGTCATCACATATGCctga
- the LOC122983660 gene encoding protein starmaker-like, with the protein MSVPFSNNHLRVPRGFGTILEGLVREVLRDQPDDIPKYAADYFSILLKQREDSGMDPAEWAAKLEDRFYNNHAFKASPQKEPATEVTFSKEQSYESQTEDESSHSAEASVLSATQPNVSEEVDLTESTVGEEKQNITEKHIISVGEGLSQEESINRLPVADVQSDELSETEEEKDPTITALDQVDEAANEKDNSSVPDQGIPLSEFETTDLSSFGGISNVEVCAQELSTAEDERGEKFHKEKTSADDTEVGEGEEGTEVEVPVEVFPYSGLADVNVCATELGETEKTVEETTVDAEETFAQSSLPQSETLAGNQREAEDQADKTMEEEGTKTEASSGETHETLACIEGSLDSNAIPKENSLVEISFEDVPEAQQITEIGEKQPVDEGSEEVLHSEMSEMRKHEESSEVAAVVTDQNISGTQDLDEPEMEGVLKEINTEREEMESQQEASNIMKEKVDANDSDLNDSDDDDDDDDDDDEKGEGVKNIISSHRPTTEAEKESPEDETNHKIEDNEKISGDESDQNEDSEKQTKSNDPVIKEDETADTAGEDTEGHSEMKDKEINDGDAENDSSQVTQPNISKAEMEAESETLQPSAQHLPEENEERTLVESQPEDREEEKEVTSEEATSEAEEDVEEGKNESEAQERSDAVCISPTQSADQAAADQQGEQSLKPHESEEDTAEPEGQRSDKVAYIHKLFKDESDQQ; encoded by the exons atgtcagtgccTTTCTCCAACAATCACCTGAGGGTCCCGAGGGGATTTGGTACCATCCTGGAAGGACTGGTTAGAGAAGTTTTACGAGACCAACCTGATGACATTCCTAAATATGCTGCAGACTACTTCAGTATCCTTCTTAAACAAAGAGAAG ATAGTGGCATGGACCCAGCTGAGTGGGCTGCCAAACTGGAAGATAGATTCTATAACAACCATGCATTCAAG GCTAGCCCTCAAAAAGAGCCTGCAACAGAGGTGACCTTTTCCAA AGAACAATCATATGAGTCCCAAACTGAAGATGAATCCAGTCATTCAGCAGAGGCCTCAGTTCTCTCCGCCACACAACCTAATGTCTCTGAAGAGGTTGATTTAACTGAAAGTACAgtgggagaagaaaaacaaaacattacagaGAAACACATTATTTCAGTGGGAGAGGGACTTTCACAAGAAGAATCAATCAACAGACTCCCAGTTGCAGATGTACAGTCAGATGAActgagtgagacagaggaggagaaagatcCAACAATAACTGCACTTGATCAAGTTGACGAGGCAGCTAATGAAAAAGATAACAGCTCTGTTCCAGACCAAGGTATACCTCTGTCTGAGTTTGAGACCACTGACTTGTCGTCATTCGGTGGGATTTCAAATGTAGAAGTGTGTGCACAGGAGCTGAGTACTGCAGAAGATGAGAGAGGTGAAAAATTTCATAAAGAAAAGACTTCAGCTGATGATACAGAGgttggagagggagaggagggcaCTGAAGTTGAAGTACCAGTGGAAGTCTTTCCGTATTCTGGGCTCGCTGACGTAAACGTGTGTGCTACAGAACTCGGAGAAACTGAGAAAACAGTGGAAGAAACCACGGTCGATGCTGAAGAAACTTTCGCACAGTCATCACTACCTCAATCTGAAACACTTGCGGGTAATCAACGAGAAGCTGAAGATCAGGCAGATAAAACAATGGAGGAGGAAGGAACCAAGACTGAGGCTTCTTCTGGGGAAACACATGAAACTTTAGCTTGTATAGAGGGCAGTTTGGACAGCAATGCTATACCAAAGGAAAACTCTTTGGTTGAGATTAGCTTTGAAGATGTTCCAGAGGCTCAGCAGATTACTGAGATTGGGGAGAAACAGCCAGTAGACGAGGGTTCAGAAGAAGTTTTACACTCCGAGATGTCAGAGATGCGGAAACATGAAGAGTCCAGTGAGGTTGCTGCAGTGGTGACAGACCAAAATATATCTGGTACACAAGACCTTGATGAACCTGAAATGGAGGGAGTACTAAAGGAAATTAACACCGAAAGGGAGGAAATGGAAAGTCAGCAGGAGGCATCTAATATCATGAAGGAAAAGGTGGATGCAAATGACTCTGATTTAaatgatagtgatgatgatgatgatgatgatgatgatgatgatgagaaggGAGAAGgtgttaaaaacatcatatCCTCACATCGGCCCACCACTGAGGCAGAAAAAGAGAGCCCAGAGGATGAAACCAATCATAAAATCGAGGATAATGAGAAGATAAGTGGAGACGAATCTGACCAGAATGAGgattcagaaaaacagacaaagtcaAATGACCCTGTCATCAAAGAAGATGAGACGGCAGACACAGCTGGAGAAGACACAGAAGGTCATAGTGAGATGAAGGATAAAGAAATTAATGATGGCGATGCGGAAAATGATTCATCACAAGTAACCCAGCCAAATATATCAAAAGCTGAAATGGAGGCAGAGAGTGAAACTTTACAGCCAAGTGCACAACATCTACCAGAGGAGAATGAAGAGAGAACGCTCGTAGAGTCGCAgccagaggacagagaggaagaaaaggaggtCACATCAGAGGAGGCAACGTCAGAAGCAGAGGAAGATgtggaagaaggaaaaaatgaatCCGAAGCACAAGAGAGGAGTGATGCAGTGTGCATCAGCCCCACTCAAAGTGCAGATCAGGCGGCTGCTGACCAACAAGGAGAGCAGAGTCTGAAGCCACATGAGTCTGAAGAGGACACAGCAGAGCCTGAGGGCCAGAGAAGTGACAAG GTAGCCTATATACATAAACTTTTCAAGGACGAGTCTGATCAACAGTGA
- the LOC122983661 gene encoding neurogranin-like isoform X2 encodes MDCHNEECSRPQEEEDIMDIPLDDPEANRAAAKIQAGFRGHMTRKKMKPEDKAEGEERQEDRGQ; translated from the exons ATGGACTGTCACAAT GAGGAGTGTAGCCGGccccaggaggaggaggacatcATGGACATCCCCCTGGATGACCCCGAGGCCAACAGGGCTGCTGCCAAGATCCAGGCTGGCTTCCGTGGTCACATGACCCGTAAGAAGATGAAGCCGGAGGACAAagcagagggggaggag agACAGGAGGATCGGGGGCAGTAG
- the LOC122983661 gene encoding neurogranin-like isoform X1 has translation MDCHNEECSRPQEEEDIMDIPLDDPEANRAAAKIQAGFRGHMTRKKMKPEDKAEGEEVSSTGDVLNGSQGDTETGGSGAVERDDTSVPEQ, from the exons ATGGACTGTCACAAT GAGGAGTGTAGCCGGccccaggaggaggaggacatcATGGACATCCCCCTGGATGACCCCGAGGCCAACAGGGCTGCTGCCAAGATCCAGGCTGGCTTCCGTGGTCACATGACCCGTAAGAAGATGAAGCCGGAGGACAAagcagagggggaggaggtgaGCAGCACTGGGGATGTGCTCAACGGCAGCCAGGGGGACACAG agACAGGAGGATCGGGGGCAGTAGAGAGAGACGACACATCTGTGCCAGAGCAGTGA